A portion of the Blattabacterium clevelandi genome contains these proteins:
- the rplX gene encoding 50S ribosomal protein L24 produces MIKKGDKISILSGNYKGLKGVISKVFPKKKKVIVFGINMMKKHIKPNAKNPKGGIIKKEAPIHISNLKKEEKKKIDDTLSV; encoded by the coding sequence ATGATAAAAAAAGGAGATAAAATTTCTATTTTATCAGGAAATTATAAAGGATTGAAAGGAGTAATTTCAAAAGTTTTTCCTAAAAAGAAAAAAGTGATTGTATTTGGAATAAATATGATGAAAAAACATATTAAACCTAATGCAAAAAACCCTAAAGGAGGAATTATAAAAAAGGAAGCTCCTATACATATATCTAATTTAAAAAAAGAAGAAAAAAAGAAAATAGATGATACCTTATCAGTCTAG
- the infA gene encoding translation initiation factor IF-1, translated as MAKQKHIEVDGTIIESSPNAMFRVELENGCIVKAHISGKMRMHYIKILPGDKVRLEMSSYDLNRGRITYRY; from the coding sequence ATGGCTAAACAAAAGCATATAGAAGTAGATGGAACAATTATAGAATCTTCCCCAAATGCTATGTTTCGTGTTGAATTGGAAAATGGTTGTATTGTTAAGGCTCATATTTCAGGAAAAATGAGAATGCATTATATAAAAATTTTACCTGGTGATAAGGTAAGATTAGAAATGTCTTCATATGATTTGAATAGAGGTAGAATCACTTATAGATATTAA
- the rplE gene encoding 50S ribosomal protein L5, whose protein sequence is MIPYQSRLKKLYKEKIVQNLIKKFDYSSIMEVPRLNKIIVHQGVGKSTLDKKLIDFSMNEITSIVGQKAIFCYSKHDESGFKLRKGMPIGVKVTLRRIKMYEFLERLISVALPRVRDFNGVKKTSFDGFGNYNMGITEQVIYPEINIDKIKKNMGMNITFVTSAKSNLEAKSLLFYFGIPFKK, encoded by the coding sequence ATGATACCTTATCAGTCTAGATTAAAAAAATTATATAAAGAAAAAATAGTCCAAAATTTAATAAAAAAATTTGATTATAGTTCAATTATGGAAGTTCCTAGACTTAATAAAATAATTGTACATCAAGGGGTTGGGAAATCTACATTAGATAAAAAACTTATAGATTTTTCTATGAATGAAATAACATCTATTGTAGGACAAAAAGCTATTTTTTGTTATTCAAAACATGATGAATCTGGATTTAAGTTAAGAAAAGGAATGCCTATAGGAGTAAAAGTAACCTTACGAAGGATAAAAATGTATGAATTTTTGGAAAGACTGATTTCAGTTGCTTTACCTAGAGTAAGAGATTTTAATGGAGTAAAAAAAACTAGTTTTGATGGATTTGGAAATTATAATATGGGTATTACGGAACAAGTAATTTATCCAGAAATTAATATTGATAAAATTAAAAAAAATATGGGGATGAATATTACATTCGTGACTTCTGCAAAAAGTAATTTAGAAGCTAAATCCCTTTTATTTTATTTTGGAATACCATTTAAAAAATGA
- the rplO gene encoding 50S ribosomal protein L15, whose translation MELNFLIPRKGSKKKKLRLGRGQGSGKGGTCGRGHKGSKSRSGYSKKLGFEGGQMPIQRRIPKFGFKNHNRKKYFIINLDTLQELVDKGKISNIINQQTLLNNRLVKKKNGLIKVLAGRKILKIPLKITASKFSKKAVFYIKKAGGEAFSVSV comes from the coding sequence ATGGAGTTAAATTTTTTGATTCCAAGAAAAGGATCTAAAAAAAAAAAATTAAGATTAGGTAGAGGACAAGGTTCTGGAAAAGGGGGAACTTGTGGAAGAGGACATAAAGGATCAAAATCTCGTTCTGGATATTCTAAAAAATTGGGATTTGAAGGTGGACAAATGCCTATTCAAAGAAGAATTCCAAAATTTGGATTTAAAAATCATAATAGAAAAAAATATTTTATAATTAATTTAGATACTTTACAAGAATTAGTAGATAAGGGAAAAATATCTAATATTATTAATCAACAAACGTTATTGAATAATCGTTTAGTAAAGAAGAAAAATGGATTAATAAAAGTTTTAGCAGGAAGAAAAATATTAAAAATTCCGTTAAAAATTACTGCATCTAAATTTAGTAAAAAAGCTGTTTTTTATATAAAAAAAGCAGGTGGAGAGGCCTTTTCCGTTTCCGTATGA
- the rpsE gene encoding 30S ribosomal protein S5 yields MVIFLEKKGKHTGLELKERLVGVTRVCKVTKGRRYFSFSAIVIKGNENGMVGYGFGKSKEASDAIRKAGEQAKRNLCKVCIYNGTIPHEQEARYGGAHILIKPASEGTGIIAGGPLRAVLETVGLKDVLSKSKGSSNPHNIIKATIKALKYMRDVQIISRERGISIERVYNGMEEVLK; encoded by the coding sequence ATGGTAATTTTTTTAGAAAAAAAAGGAAAACATACAGGATTAGAACTAAAAGAAAGATTAGTTGGAGTTACAAGAGTATGTAAAGTTACTAAAGGAAGGAGATATTTTAGTTTTAGTGCTATTGTTATTAAAGGAAATGAAAATGGAATGGTAGGATATGGATTTGGAAAATCTAAGGAAGCTTCTGATGCTATTCGTAAAGCTGGAGAACAGGCAAAACGTAATTTATGTAAAGTATGTATTTATAATGGAACTATACCACATGAACAAGAAGCTAGGTATGGTGGAGCTCATATCCTCATTAAGCCAGCATCTGAAGGAACTGGAATTATAGCAGGTGGACCTTTAAGAGCTGTACTTGAAACTGTAGGATTAAAAGATGTTTTATCAAAATCTAAAGGATCATCCAACCCCCATAATATAATTAAAGCGACAATTAAAGCTTTAAAATATATGAGAGATGTTCAGATAATTTCTAGAGAAAGGGGAATTTCTATTGAAAGAGTATATAATGGAATGGAAGAGGTTTTAAAGTAA
- the rplF gene encoding 50S ribosomal protein L6: MSRIGKIPISIPKDVSVNIIDNKIIIKGKLGILSQTFSEKIKIIFKNDQLFLSRIQEDKKTKSLHGLYRVLIDNMVKGVTNGFQKELELVGIGYRVSYYEEKILEFNLGFSHKIMMKIPKEIYVEIKIKKGKNPILTLKSYDKQLLGMIASKIRSLRVPEPYKGKGIKYLKEFIRKKTGKSA; encoded by the coding sequence ATGTCTAGAATTGGAAAAATTCCTATATCTATACCTAAGGATGTATCTGTAAATATTATTGATAATAAAATAATTATAAAAGGAAAATTAGGAATTTTAAGCCAAACATTTTCCGAAAAAATAAAAATTATTTTTAAAAATGATCAATTATTTTTAAGTAGAATACAAGAAGATAAAAAAACTAAATCTTTACATGGATTGTATCGTGTATTAATTGATAATATGGTAAAAGGAGTTACTAATGGATTTCAAAAGGAATTGGAACTAGTTGGAATTGGATATCGAGTATCTTATTATGAAGAAAAAATATTAGAATTTAATTTAGGTTTTTCTCATAAAATTATGATGAAAATTCCTAAAGAAATTTATGTAGAAATAAAAATAAAGAAAGGTAAAAATCCAATTCTTACATTAAAATCTTATGATAAACAACTTTTAGGTATGATAGCTTCTAAAATTCGTTCATTAAGAGTCCCAGAACCATATAAGGGAAAAGGAATAAAATATTTAAAGGAATTTATTCGTAAAAAAACTGGAAAATCTGCTTAA
- the rpmJ gene encoding 50S ribosomal protein L36 gives MKVRTSLKKRTDNCKFIRRKGRLRIINKKNPRFKQRQG, from the coding sequence ATGAAAGTAAGGACTTCTTTAAAGAAAAGAACAGATAATTGTAAATTTATTAGAAGAAAAGGACGTTTACGTATTATTAATAAAAAAAATCCTAGATTTAAACAAAGACAAGGTTAA
- the rpsK gene encoding 30S ribosomal protein S11: MAKLSSGKKKSVVVDSLGEAHIQSTFNNIIITLTNKKGEVIAWSSAGKMNFKGSKKNTPYAAQITAENVAKEGLNKGIKKVEIKVKGPGSGRDAAIRALSNSGILVTLIKDITPLPHNGCRPPKRRRV, encoded by the coding sequence ATGGCAAAGTTATCATCGGGTAAAAAAAAATCAGTTGTAGTTGATTCATTGGGAGAAGCTCACATTCAATCTACGTTTAATAATATTATTATTACATTAACGAATAAAAAAGGAGAGGTTATAGCATGGTCTTCTGCTGGAAAGATGAATTTTAAAGGTTCTAAAAAGAATACTCCTTATGCTGCTCAAATAACTGCAGAAAATGTAGCAAAAGAGGGATTAAATAAAGGGATAAAAAAAGTTGAAATAAAAGTAAAAGGACCTGGATCTGGTAGAGATGCAGCAATACGAGCTTTAAGCAATTCTGGAATTTTAGTAACTTTAATAAAAGATATTACTCCTTTACCTCATAATGGTTGTCGACCACCAAAAAGAAGAAGAGTTTAA
- a CDS encoding DNA-directed RNA polymerase subunit alpha, with protein MNILDFVKPNKVTVSEFSDYKGIFHLKPLEPGYGITLGNSLRRVLLSSLKGFAITSIRIKDVKYEFSTIEGVIEDVTEIILNLKKIRFKQKVDGVTKEVVNVFLNKDEKITGKILNKFISNFQILNTDLLIFNKNKSIPLEMSFTIEEGRGYVPAEENKKNNNDLIGNIPIDSIYTPIKNVKYIIENCRVGQKTDFETLLLEIKTDGSICPKIALMEASNILIQYFSIFSHEKIGKEEPEKIGKKNKYDEDFLRMRTLLKSKLNEMDLSVRTKNCLKYASIETIADLVIRNKTSMLNMRNFGKKSLEELEIKMKNKGLYFGMNISEYEINNKNK; from the coding sequence ATGAATATTCTAGATTTTGTTAAACCTAATAAAGTTACAGTATCTGAATTTTCAGATTATAAGGGTATTTTTCATTTAAAACCTTTAGAGCCTGGTTATGGAATTACATTAGGAAATTCTTTGAGGAGAGTATTATTAAGTTCATTAAAAGGATTTGCGATAACTTCTATTAGAATTAAGGATGTTAAATATGAATTTTCTACTATAGAAGGAGTTATTGAAGATGTTACTGAGATTATTCTAAATCTAAAAAAAATTCGTTTTAAACAGAAAGTAGATGGAGTAACTAAAGAAGTAGTTAATGTTTTTTTGAATAAAGATGAAAAAATAACCGGAAAAATTTTAAATAAATTTATTTCTAATTTTCAAATTCTAAATACAGATTTATTAATTTTTAATAAAAATAAGTCTATTCCATTAGAAATGAGTTTTACTATTGAAGAAGGGAGAGGTTATGTTCCTGCAGAAGAAAATAAAAAAAATAATAATGATTTAATTGGAAATATTCCTATAGATTCTATTTATACTCCTATTAAAAATGTGAAATATATAATAGAAAATTGTCGTGTTGGACAAAAAACAGATTTTGAAACCCTTTTATTAGAAATCAAAACGGATGGATCTATATGTCCTAAAATAGCTTTAATGGAAGCTTCTAATATTTTAATTCAATATTTTTCTATTTTTTCTCATGAAAAAATTGGAAAAGAAGAGCCTGAAAAAATTGGAAAAAAAAATAAATATGATGAAGATTTTTTACGTATGCGTACATTACTAAAATCTAAATTAAATGAAATGGATCTATCTGTACGTACAAAAAATTGTTTAAAATATGCTTCTATAGAAACTATAGCTGATTTAGTAATTCGTAATAAAACTAGTATGTTAAATATGAGAAATTTTGGAAAAAAATCATTGGAAGAATTGGAAATTAAAATGAAAAATAAAGGTTTATATTTTGGAATGAATATATCTGAATATGAAATAAATAATAAAAATAAATAG
- the rpsH gene encoding 30S ribosomal protein S8, with protein MNTDPIADFLTRIRNACFAKHKLLKIPSSKLKKELSKVLLENGYILDYKLEKNNKEIIKIALKYFKKNSVIQRLIRISKPGLRKYTKYKNIPRVLNGLGIAIISTSYGIITDKQARKKRLGGEILCYVY; from the coding sequence ATGAATACCGATCCTATTGCAGATTTTTTAACGAGAATTAGAAATGCTTGTTTTGCAAAACATAAATTATTGAAAATTCCCTCTTCTAAATTAAAAAAAGAGCTTTCTAAAGTTTTATTAGAAAATGGTTATATTTTGGATTATAAATTGGAAAAAAATAATAAAGAAATAATTAAAATTGCTTTAAAATATTTTAAAAAAAATTCCGTAATTCAACGATTAATTAGAATAAGTAAACCAGGATTAAGGAAATATACTAAATATAAAAATATACCTCGTGTTTTAAATGGATTAGGAATTGCAATTATTTCTACTTCTTATGGTATAATAACAGATAAACAGGCAAGAAAAAAAAGATTAGGAGGTGAAATTTTGTGTTATGTTTATTAA
- the rpsM gene encoding 30S ribosomal protein S13, whose amino-acid sequence MARISGIDIPKYKRGIIGLMYLYGISKSLSSKILFHVGIDENVKVESWSDEDISNIRKYISDNIKIEGELRSEIQLSIKRLMDIGCYRGTRHRKGLPLRGQKTKNNCRTRKGRKKTVANKKKITK is encoded by the coding sequence ATGGCTAGAATTTCAGGAATAGATATTCCAAAATATAAAAGAGGGATTATTGGTCTTATGTATTTGTATGGAATAAGTAAAAGTTTATCAAGTAAAATTTTATTCCATGTTGGAATTGATGAAAATGTAAAAGTAGAAAGTTGGTCTGATGAAGATATAAGTAATATAAGAAAATATATATCAGATAATATAAAAATAGAAGGAGAATTAAGATCTGAAATTCAATTAAGTATTAAGAGATTAATGGATATTGGATGTTATAGAGGAACTAGACATAGAAAAGGTCTTCCTTTAAGAGGGCAAAAAACTAAAAATAATTGTAGAACTAGAAAAGGAAGAAAAAAAACTGTAGCAAATAAGAAAAAAATAACAAAATAG
- the rplN gene encoding 50S ribosomal protein L14, which produces MLQQESRCRVSDNSGAKEALIIRVLGGSKKKYAFLGDSIVVTIKSAISSGGIIKKGQISKAIIIRTKKRTRRKDGSYISFDDNACVLINPSGEMMGTRVFGPVARELRDLEYMKIISLAQEVL; this is translated from the coding sequence ATGTTACAACAAGAATCTAGATGTAGAGTTTCGGATAATTCAGGAGCAAAAGAAGCTTTAATTATTCGTGTTTTAGGAGGGTCTAAAAAAAAATATGCTTTTTTAGGTGATTCGATAGTTGTTACAATCAAATCTGCTATTTCTAGCGGAGGTATAATAAAAAAAGGACAAATTTCTAAAGCAATAATAATTAGAACAAAAAAAAGAACGAGAAGAAAAGATGGATCTTATATAAGTTTTGATGATAATGCTTGTGTTTTGATTAATCCTTCTGGAGAGATGATGGGAACTCGAGTTTTTGGACCAGTAGCAAGAGAGTTAAGAGATTTGGAATATATGAAAATTATTTCTTTAGCTCAAGAAGTTTTATAA
- the rplQ gene encoding 50S ribosomal protein L17 produces MNHRKKNNHLGRKYGHRKSILSNMSSSLIKNKKIFTTLAKAKALKKYVEPIITKSKINTTHSKRNIFSLLRDKIAVSELFNESFKKVRERPGGYTRIIKMGFRFGDMAKISLIELVDFNNIYNFKKNLKSVRRSVKKKRINPIE; encoded by the coding sequence ATGAATCATAGAAAAAAAAATAATCATTTAGGTAGAAAATATGGGCATAGAAAATCTATTTTATCTAATATGTCTTCATCTTTGATTAAAAATAAAAAAATTTTTACTACTCTTGCTAAAGCTAAAGCTTTAAAAAAATATGTAGAACCTATTATAACAAAATCTAAAATAAACACCACTCATTCTAAAAGAAATATTTTTTCTTTATTAAGAGATAAAATTGCTGTATCGGAACTTTTTAATGAATCTTTTAAAAAAGTTCGTGAACGTCCTGGTGGATATACAAGAATTATAAAAATGGGATTTCGTTTTGGAGATATGGCAAAAATATCTCTTATTGAATTAGTAGATTTTAATAATATTTATAATTTCAAAAAAAATTTAAAATCGGTAAGGCGTAGTGTAAAAAAAAAAAGGATTAACCCAATAGAATAA
- the secY gene encoding preprotein translocase subunit SecY, which yields MNNFLITFYNIWNAKELRKKIIITLSLLLVYRFGAYIPIPGINPLGIIDFMKPMNSGSKGLMQILSSFTGGAFNRASILALGIMPYISASIIIQLMCIIIPYLQKIQRDGESGKKQINLITRWLTVGICLIQAPLYLISLTKQFNPINDSSSSDLYLSNTYLLNINTFYGKTLFWTIGIIILTSGTMFTMWLGDKITDEGIGNGISLIIMSGIIVRFPDSIVKEIYNKLNIGNGGMIILFLEFLLWLIVILFCIVIIQSIRKIPVQYVSHYKSLGLSSKLIHKKHQYIPLKMTSAGVMPIIFSQAIMLFPLTFFNYVNNEKIKNFFYLFQDVYGLWYNLAFSILVIIFTFFYTAITIPVNQIADDLKRNGGHIPKVKPGKETVEYIDSILSRITLPGAILLSIIAILPSIVFRMGITQNFSLFYGGTSLLIVVGVTLDIIQQVDIYLLNYYYDDLMMIKNRNNSRYISSKKI from the coding sequence ATGAATAATTTTTTAATTACATTTTATAATATTTGGAATGCAAAGGAATTACGGAAAAAAATAATAATAACTTTAAGTCTTTTATTAGTATATCGTTTTGGTGCATATATTCCTATTCCTGGAATTAATCCTTTAGGGATTATTGATTTTATGAAACCAATGAATTCAGGATCTAAAGGATTAATGCAAATTCTTTCTTCTTTTACTGGAGGGGCTTTTAATCGTGCTTCTATTTTAGCTTTAGGAATCATGCCATATATATCTGCTTCTATTATAATACAATTAATGTGTATTATCATTCCTTATTTGCAAAAAATTCAGAGAGATGGAGAAAGTGGAAAAAAACAAATTAATTTGATAACAAGATGGTTAACTGTTGGAATATGTTTAATTCAAGCTCCTTTATATCTTATTTCTTTAACTAAACAATTTAATCCTATTAATGATTCATCATCTTCTGATTTATATTTATCCAATACATATCTTTTGAATATAAATACTTTTTATGGAAAAACTTTATTTTGGACAATTGGAATAATAATATTAACCTCAGGAACAATGTTTACTATGTGGTTAGGAGATAAAATAACGGATGAAGGGATAGGAAATGGAATTTCTTTAATTATTATGTCTGGAATTATAGTTCGTTTTCCAGATTCTATTGTAAAAGAAATATATAATAAATTAAATATTGGAAATGGAGGAATGATTATTTTATTTCTTGAATTTTTATTATGGTTAATAGTAATTCTTTTTTGCATTGTAATTATTCAATCTATTAGAAAAATTCCTGTTCAATATGTTTCTCATTATAAATCTTTAGGATTAAGTTCTAAATTGATTCATAAAAAACATCAGTATATTCCATTAAAAATGACTTCTGCTGGAGTAATGCCTATTATTTTTTCTCAAGCAATTATGCTTTTTCCATTAACTTTTTTTAATTACGTAAATAATGAAAAAATTAAAAATTTTTTTTATTTATTTCAAGATGTTTATGGTTTATGGTATAATTTGGCTTTTTCTATATTGGTAATAATATTTACTTTTTTTTATACAGCAATTACTATTCCAGTAAATCAAATAGCTGATGATTTAAAAAGAAATGGAGGACATATACCGAAAGTAAAACCAGGGAAAGAAACTGTAGAATATATAGATTCCATCTTATCAAGAATTACACTTCCTGGTGCTATATTATTATCTATAATTGCAATACTTCCATCTATAGTTTTTCGTATGGGGATCACTCAAAATTTTTCTTTATTTTATGGAGGAACTTCTTTATTAATAGTTGTAGGGGTAACATTAGATATTATACAACAAGTAGATATATATCTATTAAATTATTATTATGACGATTTAATGATGATAAAAAATCGTAACAATAGTAGATATATTTCTAGTAAAAAAATATAG
- the rpsN gene encoding 30S ribosomal protein S14 — MAKESVKARQIKREKIVLKYAKKRESLKKSKSYELLQQLPRNASPVRLRNRCTISGRSRGYMRLFGISRIVFRNMVSQGLIPGVKKASW, encoded by the coding sequence ATGGCTAAAGAATCTGTAAAAGCAAGACAAATAAAAAGAGAAAAAATCGTATTGAAATATGCAAAAAAAAGAGAAAGTTTGAAAAAATCTAAAAGTTATGAATTATTGCAACAACTACCTAGAAATGCATCTCCAGTACGTTTACGGAATAGATGTACAATAAGTGGAAGAAGTAGAGGATATATGAGACTATTCGGTATATCTCGTATTGTTTTCAGAAATATGGTTTCTCAAGGTCTTATTCCTGGAGTGAAAAAAGCAAGTTGGTAA
- the rplR gene encoding 50S ribosomal protein L18: MKKNKRILKKVLGTKKKPRITVFRSNRAIYAQIIDDLSGKTLVSSSSREKIFRNNNMKIKKTKIKLSNEVGKLLGERASLLKIKKVIFDRGRYLYHGRIKSLAEGVREMGLDF; encoded by the coding sequence ATGAAGAAAAATAAAAGAATATTAAAAAAAGTTTTAGGAACTAAAAAAAAACCTAGAATTACTGTTTTTAGAAGTAATCGAGCTATTTATGCACAAATAATTGATGATTTATCTGGTAAAACTTTAGTATCTTCTTCTTCTAGAGAAAAAATATTTAGAAATAATAATATGAAAATAAAGAAAACAAAAATAAAATTATCTAATGAAGTTGGAAAATTATTAGGAGAACGAGCAAGTTTATTAAAAATAAAAAAGGTTATTTTTGATAGAGGAAGGTATTTATATCATGGTAGGATAAAATCCTTAGCAGAAGGAGTAAGAGAAATGGGTTTAGATTTTTAA
- the rpsD gene encoding 30S ribosomal protein S4, with protein sequence MGRYIGPKTKISRKFGECIYGEDKYFERRKYPSGEHGNSRRRGKRSEYFVQLIEKQKAKYTYGILEHQFKKLFIESSRKKGITGELLLQSCESRLDNIVFRLKFAPSRSSARQIISHKHIVVNNSIVNIPSFRLKPGDKIGIREKSKKHPVILESINKKIGIIVEWLILDEKNMFGIFRIMPKRIQIPENIKEQLIVEFYSK encoded by the coding sequence ATGGGAAGATATATAGGACCAAAAACGAAAATTTCTCGTAAATTTGGAGAATGTATATATGGGGAAGATAAATATTTTGAAAGAAGAAAATATCCATCTGGAGAACATGGAAATAGTCGTCGTAGAGGTAAACGATCCGAATATTTTGTTCAATTGATAGAAAAACAAAAAGCAAAATATACTTATGGTATATTAGAGCACCAATTTAAAAAACTATTTATCGAATCTTCAAGAAAAAAAGGAATTACTGGAGAATTATTATTACAATCATGTGAATCTCGTCTTGATAATATTGTTTTTAGATTAAAATTTGCTCCATCTAGGTCATCAGCACGTCAAATAATTTCTCATAAGCATATTGTTGTGAATAATTCTATTGTTAATATCCCTTCTTTTAGATTAAAACCTGGGGATAAAATTGGAATAAGAGAAAAATCAAAAAAACATCCAGTTATATTAGAATCTATCAATAAAAAAATAGGAATTATAGTAGAATGGTTAATTTTGGATGAAAAAAATATGTTTGGAATATTTAGAATTATGCCAAAAAGAATCCAAATACCAGAAAATATTAAAGAACAATTAATTGTTGAATTTTATTCAAAATAA
- the eno gene encoding phosphopyruvate hydratase, with the protein MRKIKIIKARQILDSRGNPTVEVDVITNNNILGRASVPSGASKGENEAMELRDGNTEFLGNGVLKAVHNVNNIIAPELIGKSVMDQLYIDRLILNLDGTKNKRRLGANAILGVSLAVTKAASKELNIPIYKYMGGIYAHSLPIPLINIVNGGKHSDTSIVFQEFMIVPVGAHTFFEAIQMGYKIYYKLKKILSKKGLSTNIGDEGGFSSNFNNIEDVLDNILESIHLSGYEPYDQIGIALDCAASEFYKEEKYNYSKFEKLPNSKEKIKKSRKEHVNYLSFLTKRYPIISIEDGMDQNDWDGWKLLTNELGKEIQLVGDDLFVTQVERLNKGIKEKIANSILIKVNQIGTLTETIETISIAKKNKYNNIISHRSGDTEDSFIADLSVAFNIEQIKTGSICRSERTSKYNQLLRIEELLGKNSYYPKWFLN; encoded by the coding sequence ATGAGAAAAATAAAAATTATTAAAGCAAGACAAATATTAGATTCTAGAGGGAATCCTACTGTAGAAGTAGATGTTATTACAAATAATAACATATTAGGACGTGCATCAGTACCATCTGGAGCTTCAAAAGGGGAAAATGAAGCAATGGAATTAAGAGATGGAAATACTGAATTTTTAGGTAACGGTGTTTTGAAAGCTGTTCATAATGTTAATAATATTATTGCTCCTGAATTAATAGGAAAATCTGTAATGGATCAATTATATATAGATCGATTAATTTTAAATTTAGATGGAACAAAGAATAAAAGAAGATTAGGTGCTAATGCTATTTTAGGTGTTTCTTTAGCGGTTACAAAAGCAGCTTCCAAAGAATTAAATATTCCTATTTATAAATATATGGGAGGTATATATGCACATTCTCTTCCAATTCCTTTAATCAACATTGTAAATGGAGGCAAGCATTCTGATACCTCTATAGTATTTCAGGAATTTATGATAGTTCCTGTAGGTGCACATACTTTTTTTGAAGCTATTCAAATGGGATATAAAATTTATTATAAATTAAAAAAAATTTTATCTAAAAAAGGATTATCTACAAATATTGGTGATGAAGGAGGTTTTTCTTCTAATTTTAATAATATTGAAGATGTATTAGATAATATTTTAGAATCTATACATTTATCAGGTTATGAACCATATGATCAAATAGGTATTGCATTAGATTGTGCTGCTTCTGAATTTTATAAAGAAGAAAAATATAATTATTCTAAATTTGAAAAACTACCAAATAGTAAAGAAAAAATAAAAAAATCTAGAAAAGAACATGTTAATTATTTATCATTTTTAACGAAACGTTATCCAATTATATCTATAGAAGATGGAATGGATCAAAATGATTGGGATGGATGGAAATTATTAACTAATGAATTAGGTAAAGAAATTCAATTAGTTGGAGATGATCTTTTTGTTACACAAGTTGAAAGATTAAATAAAGGAATAAAAGAAAAAATTGCAAATTCTATATTGATAAAAGTTAATCAGATAGGAACACTTACAGAGACTATAGAAACTATAAGTATAGCAAAAAAAAATAAATATAATAATATTATTTCTCATCGTTCTGGAGATACAGAAGATTCTTTTATAGCAGATCTTTCTGTTGCATTTAATATTGAACAAATTAAAACAGGTTCTATTTGTCGTTCGGAACGTACTTCAAAATATAATCAATTATTGCGTATTGAAGAATTACTTGGAAAAAATTCTTATTATCCAAAATGGTTTTTAAACTAA